In the genome of Gemmobacter fulvus, the window GTGACAGGCCGACGATCCGCAAAAAGACTTTTCGGAATGCGCCGGGGTCGGAATAGCCGACCTCCCATGCGATGCGCTCGATGGGGTGCTGCCCGAATTGCAGCAACTCCTGCGCCTTCGCCACACGCAGCCGTTGGGCGTAATCTGTTGCGGTCAGTCCGGTGGCCTTCTGAAACCGCCGCAGGAAGGTGCGCTCTTCCAACCCCGCCCTTTCGGCAAGGGCACAGAGCCGTGCCTCGCGCCCCTCACTTGCATGCAGAACATGCTGGGCTTTCAGGATTGCAGTATCCCCATGGGTCAGCCGTGGCACGAAAGCACTGTAATACCGCTGTTCGCGCCCCGGCAGGTCGACCAGCATCATCCGGGCGGTGGCAGCCATTGCAACCGGACCCAGAAACCGTTCAACAAGTTTCAGGCCCAGATCGGACCAGGACATCAACCCACCTGCCGAGAGTATGTCACCGCCATCAATGATCAGCCGATCCGTATCGACCTGCGCTGCGGGAAACCGGTCCCGCAAGGCCTGCGCATGGGTCCAGTGGGTTGTCAGCGCGCGCCCTGCCAGCAGCCCGGTTTCCCCGAGAAGGAACGCGCCCGCGCAGATCGATGCCAGCGCGGCGCCCTCGGCGTGGCGCGCCCGCAACCATCTTGCGAAGGGGGCGGCGCTTTCCCGGTCCATCGGTGGCAACAGCGAGGGCGGCAGGATCAACACGTCATGGCGGCTGGCCTCCCCGGGTGCCGGATCACTGGAGAAAACGCCGCGGGCAACGCCGTGTTCAAGGCTCAGATGTCGCACGCACAGGCGGGGGACGACTGAGGTTGGCTGTTCGGCGATCCCATCAGCAATCAGAAACAGATCGGTCAGCCCCAGTACAGCTGACATCTGGGCACCGGGATAAAGCAGGATTCCGATCTCTGCCACCATTGTCGATATTGCCCCTATCTCTGTCGATTTCGCCAATAGCAGCGATCTGCACCTGCGCCGATATTCCTTTCAAGCTGGAACTGACACCGGAAGGAAATCTCTCATGTCGAAACGCGCCATTCTGGTCGTTGACCTGCAAAACGAATACTGGCCCAGCGGAAACTTCGCGCTTCAAGGAATAGAAACCGCCGCAGCCAATGCCGCACGCGTCATGGCGCATGGTCGCGCCATGGGGGATCTGGTGGTCAGCATCCGCCATGAAATGCCCGGTGGACCAATCTTCGTACCAGGCACCGACGGGGCGAGGATCCATGACACCGTCCTGCCGCAAGCCGACGAACCGCTTATCACCAAGAACTTCCCCAATTCCTTCCGCAACACCGGGCTGAAGGATCTGCTTGATGGGCACGGAGTCGCGGAGGTGATTGTCATCGGTGCCATGAGCCATATGTGCGTGGATGCCACCACCCGCGCCGCCAATGACTTCGGTTACAAGACCGTAACTATCCATGATGCCTGCGCCACCCGCGATCTGGAGTTTGCCGACGTGACCACCCCCGCCGCGCAGGTCCATGCCGCGCTGATGGCGGCGCTGGCCTTCGGCTATGGTGAGGTCATCAGCACGGACGCATTCCTGCACAGACCACGCCACTGAACCGCGCCGGGCTTTCAGACGACTGAGCCACGTCCCGGAGCGCGGACAGGATCAGCTGCTCGCCGTACCGCTTGGGGGTACAAGCCAGCTTGCGGGCTGTACTTTGTTGGGTGCAATGATGCTGTCATGTAACCCGGTATTCAGGCCATAGGTGCCGTAATATACGTCTTCGACACCGATCATGGTATTGCTGACCACAGTAATGCCGCTGGATGCCATTTTATAGCGTGTAACCTCATTCGCAATCAGAACACCTGCGGGCGGGCGCTTGTGGCGAAAGAAGGTCTTGTTCCCTGTCGACCCGATCGTATTGGCCTGAACATAGGATTTCGGAGCATTGTCCAGATAGATGTTCACGCTGAAATTGTCATAAACAACATTGCCATGTACTTTGACATTGCTTGACGACAACACGCCGATGCCCTCGCCATGGTTTTCATACACACGGTTTGCGCGCACGATGCTTTGATCCGAAACGGCAATGGCGATTCCAATCGGCCAACCGGAGTTTCGATTGCGTGCCCGGTTCATCCGGCAATTGTCGCGCACTATGTTGTATTCCACAACATTCTTGCCCGATCCGCCGCGACGGTCATGCCCGACCCAGATCCCTGCCCCCTGGCTGCCAACGACGACATTCTTTCGCACAACGGTATGGAAGGTTCCCCAGAGCCCGATCCCGGTGCGCGAGGCGTTCCGAACCTCAAACCCTTCAAAAATGATATGATCGCCGCCAATGTCGACCAAGGTGTCAACTTTGGTTCGGCTGCCATCAATGACCGCTCCGCGCTCGCCCTTGATGACGATGGGCGCGCCCAACCTGCCGCTTGTGTTGATCTTTACCTTCTCGCTGTAAACGCCGCGACGCACGAGAACCGTGTCCCCCGGACGGGCACTTTTGGCGGCATGGCTAATCGAATTGAACGGAGCAGTGATGCTGCCGGAGCCAGCGGTACTTGAAGCATCGACATACAAGGTGCGCGCCACGGATGGGCACGCCAGGATGGGCAGGAAGACCAGCGCCAGGAAGGCGTGCTTGAAGGATCCAAAGCAAACGAAGAGCACCTGCGCACATAGCTGTGCGAGAGTGCCGGTGCGGCCGCTCGTCATCGGTAAACTCCTGTATACTGCTTGCAGCTTTTGACTGTCTTGGCTCAACAATGCCCCAAAACTCGGGCGCAAACGTGTCAAAATCGGGAACAAGCGGCAGCGGAATCTTCCTGCAGACGAATTGTTGCATCTCGGTAACGGCAGGCCCGGGCATATCCCGGTGACAGGCCGCCAGAACGCCGATCCAACCCCGGCGAACCCGCGCAATCGTACCGGCGCGCTGATTTCATATTCCCCTTTGGGTGTCTATCGAATGATGCCGTACCCTTGTCACACCGGCAAAGGACCGCGCATAGGGCATGCTGAGATCAACGAAGGTCAGGCCAAGTGCCTTGCCACAATGCTGGCTAAACGCAATTTCCGCATATAGGCTGACACTGAGCGCGGGTTGCCCAGTCGGGCCCAGCCCCCGCTTTTGTCGAGGAGGAGAACCGGTGTATTGCCGCTCACTTATCGTGCTCGCCGCCATGGCCGGGCTTTGGCCGAACCTGCTGGTGGCACGGTCCTACTATGTATCCACCTCGGGAAACGACCAGTGGCCGGGCACGATCGAGAAGCCCTTCGCAAGCCTGAGCTTCCAGGCCGGTCGTCTTGCACCTGGGGCGGATGTGATCGTGATGGAAGGCACCTATCTGGGGCCGGTTCGCATTGATTTGGCAGGAACAGCCGCTAAACCGATCAGTATCAGTGCTGCAAAAGGTGCAACGGTCATCATAGACGGAAGCAAGACAGACGCCGAAACAGACCTAGTTGTCATTTCCGGCAAACATGTGGTTTTCGAAGGGTTTGAAGTCCGGAATGCGCAAGGCTCGGGAATTACATTGTGGGGCACAGAGCATGTAACCGTTCGCAACAATACAGTGCATGCCAGCCACAAAACAGGAATTTGGGTTGGCCATGAAACACGCGGCGTTTCGCAGAACAATCTTGTCGAATTCAATGTCGTTTATGGCAACGTGCTGGAAAACAAACAGCGCGACATGGAGCGTCTCTGGGCATCCGGTATCGAAATCTCTGCCTCTGACAACTCAATCGTCAGACGCAACAAGACTTACAAGAACTATGGAGAGGGCATCAGCGTCATGTCGTCCATAGAAGGGCTTGTTGAAGAGAACCTTTTTTACGACAATTACAGCGTCAATATTTATCTTGACAATGCGCAAGACATAAGAGTGCTAAAGAATACTGCCGGGACTTCCGCAGATGCCGCTTTTTATCGCGATGGCGAACCAGCCTATGCAGCCTCCATAGGAGACAAAGAGGCCCCGATCGTCTTGCCGTCGAAGGGCAATATCATTGCGGATAACCGATGGGTGGGTGGCCGCGGTGTATTTATTGAACCGGACCTCATCCCCGGGGGTGTACTTCTGGAGACAGGTCCGCCAAACAGAAGCCAACCTGGCTTGATCCGACTCGAGAACTAAGGGGAATGTCTGGCAAAGCGCGATGTCGCGTTCACATGCCGCATCGTAGGGCTTGCTGGCTTTGCGGCACCGCCGCAATCTCAGGTGGCCTGACGGCGCAAGCACTTCACAAAAGGACCTTTTCATATATCTGAAGTGCGGGATTAACGTCTTTGGCGCGGAATCAAACGTCGATTCGCACCGGCATCAAATCGTAAAGCGCGCTCTGGACGCCACACTAATACGTTAACGATTTTCCACCTTAGATTGAACATATAGAATTTAAGTCATGTCAGGGCTGCAACATTTTCTCGCTTTTTCACAATTTCAAAGTGAATCTGCAATGTTACTTGACTCAGACCCAGCCAAGGCAGCCAGTTAATGCTCAGTTGAATGCAGGATCGCAGTGCGTTGACCGGAGCATTTCAGGGGCCGCTTTCTTGACGCACTCTTTATATTTCAGGGGGGATCTTATGGTCCTTTTCAGTCTGTATCGGGAGCATGTTCTTGAGGTTTCCAGTCTGGTCTTCGGACCAGATCCGATACAATGTACCCCGATGCATCTTGAAGAACAGATTACTTCGACGTCAGCGCAGGATCTATGGAACAAGCCTGCAAAATCGGCTTCAGGAGATAAGTCTTGGCGGCGCAGGACTGTCTATGCGATCTTCGGAAAAAGAGTGCTTGATATCAGCCTGGTCGTTTTGATGCTGCCGATAATTGCAATCCTCCTGATCATCATGTTGCCGATTGTTATACGCGACAATGGGCCGTTTATCTACCGCCACCCGCGTGTCGGGCGCACTGGCAAGATGTTTGACTGCCTGAAGGTTCGCACCATGCGGACAGATTCCGCCGAACAACTCGCCAAGCTTTTGCAATCCGACCCGG includes:
- a CDS encoding GlxA family transcriptional regulator; translated protein: MSAVLGLTDLFLIADGIAEQPTSVVPRLCVRHLSLEHGVARGVFSSDPAPGEASRHDVLILPPSLLPPMDRESAAPFARWLRARHAEGAALASICAGAFLLGETGLLAGRALTTHWTHAQALRDRFPAAQVDTDRLIIDGGDILSAGGLMSWSDLGLKLVERFLGPVAMAATARMMLVDLPGREQRYYSAFVPRLTHGDTAILKAQHVLHASEGREARLCALAERAGLEERTFLRRFQKATGLTATDYAQRLRVAKAQELLQFGQHPIERIAWEVGYSDPGAFRKVFLRIVGLSPGEYRRRFHT
- a CDS encoding cysteine hydrolase family protein gives rise to the protein MSKRAILVVDLQNEYWPSGNFALQGIETAAANAARVMAHGRAMGDLVVSIRHEMPGGPIFVPGTDGARIHDTVLPQADEPLITKNFPNSFRNTGLKDLLDGHGVAEVIVIGAMSHMCVDATTRAANDFGYKTVTIHDACATRDLEFADVTTPAAQVHAALMAALAFGYGEVISTDAFLHRPRH
- a CDS encoding right-handed parallel beta-helix repeat-containing protein, yielding MTSGRTGTLAQLCAQVLFVCFGSFKHAFLALVFLPILACPSVARTLYVDASSTAGSGSITAPFNSISHAAKSARPGDTVLVRRGVYSEKVKINTSGRLGAPIVIKGERGAVIDGSRTKVDTLVDIGGDHIIFEGFEVRNASRTGIGLWGTFHTVVRKNVVVGSQGAGIWVGHDRRGGSGKNVVEYNIVRDNCRMNRARNRNSGWPIGIAIAVSDQSIVRANRVYENHGEGIGVLSSSNVKVHGNVVYDNFSVNIYLDNAPKSYVQANTIGSTGNKTFFRHKRPPAGVLIANEVTRYKMASSGITVVSNTMIGVEDVYYGTYGLNTGLHDSIIAPNKVQPASWLVPPSGTASS
- a CDS encoding right-handed parallel beta-helix repeat-containing protein — protein: MYCRSLIVLAAMAGLWPNLLVARSYYVSTSGNDQWPGTIEKPFASLSFQAGRLAPGADVIVMEGTYLGPVRIDLAGTAAKPISISAAKGATVIIDGSKTDAETDLVVISGKHVVFEGFEVRNAQGSGITLWGTEHVTVRNNTVHASHKTGIWVGHETRGVSQNNLVEFNVVYGNVLENKQRDMERLWASGIEISASDNSIVRRNKTYKNYGEGISVMSSIEGLVEENLFYDNYSVNIYLDNAQDIRVLKNTAGTSADAAFYRDGEPAYAASIGDKEAPIVLPSKGNIIADNRWVGGRGVFIEPDLIPGGVLLETGPPNRSQPGLIRLEN
- a CDS encoding sugar transferase — protein: MVLFSLYREHVLEVSSLVFGPDPIQCTPMHLEEQITSTSAQDLWNKPAKSASGDKSWRRRTVYAIFGKRVLDISLVVLMLPIIAILLIIMLPIVIRDNGPFIYRHPRVGRTGKMFDCLKVRTMRTDSAEQLAKLLQSDPEAAREWAETQKLRKDPRITRAGQIFRKTSLDELPQLWNVLRGEMSLIGPRPVTLEEIERYGDARKDYISVRPGITGLWQIASSRYEMTYDERVAVDASYAKSVSFIGDMRIFWGTVIWAMKPNGI